One segment of Nitrospinota bacterium DNA contains the following:
- a CDS encoding flagellar hook protein FlgE: MSVFSALYTGVSGLNAQSARTQVIGNNIANISTHGFKASRVCFEDILSQSLSGASSSSQIGRGTSLAAVTRDFSQGSLETTNAATDMAVDGDGFFIVNNGSGDFYTRAGQFSFDANGNLVNPQGMVLQGDVYVSGSPSGIRSDLSFNTTASAPSTTSEFSIGANLDSRASGATSFSTSLTVFDALGTALTLTLTFTKSSSTPPAGTSAEWSLVPTISDTSATVQVNGASSATVSFNTSGALNSPATDPTITITGLSTGATIGSGGDITFDLIGNSSGNVLTGYASTSAVNAVSQNGYSTGSLLNISISQSGLVSGLFTNGQSQNLAQIVLSKFTNPWGLTSVGDNLYAESYASGQPIRANPEQSGLGSITANSLELSNVDLSREFVNLIQTQRAFQANSKIIMVGDELLADLVNIVR; encoded by the coding sequence ATGTCTGTTTTTAGTGCGCTATATACAGGCGTTAGCGGCTTGAATGCCCAGTCAGCCAGGACTCAAGTTATTGGTAATAATATCGCAAACATAAGCACACATGGATTCAAGGCAAGCAGGGTGTGCTTTGAAGATATTCTCAGCCAGAGCTTATCAGGGGCTTCTTCTTCATCTCAGATTGGAAGAGGTACCTCACTGGCAGCTGTTACGAGAGACTTTTCTCAGGGCTCCTTAGAGACAACGAATGCTGCTACTGACATGGCAGTAGATGGTGATGGCTTTTTTATCGTGAATAATGGTTCAGGAGACTTCTATACAAGGGCAGGGCAGTTCAGCTTCGATGCAAACGGAAACCTTGTAAATCCACAGGGCATGGTCCTTCAGGGAGATGTCTATGTTAGTGGTTCACCATCAGGAATAAGGAGCGATTTGAGCTTTAATACAACCGCTTCTGCTCCCTCAACAACAAGCGAATTTTCCATAGGAGCAAACCTTGATTCAAGGGCAAGCGGTGCAACCAGCTTTAGCACCTCTTTGACGGTATTCGATGCACTTGGAACCGCTTTAACACTCACTCTTACCTTTACAAAGAGCTCATCCACGCCACCAGCAGGCACATCAGCTGAATGGTCGCTGGTACCGACCATCTCTGATACAAGTGCCACAGTTCAGGTAAATGGAGCGAGCAGTGCCACGGTAAGCTTTAATACAAGTGGAGCTCTCAATAGCCCTGCGACAGATCCTACAATCACAATTACAGGCCTATCTACTGGCGCAACGATTGGAAGCGGTGGAGACATCACCTTCGATTTAATCGGCAATTCATCTGGTAATGTCCTTACAGGTTATGCTTCTACCTCTGCGGTAAATGCCGTTTCTCAAAATGGCTATTCAACAGGGTCTCTCCTTAACATAAGTATATCCCAGTCCGGTTTAGTAAGTGGTCTCTTTACAAATGGCCAGAGCCAAAACCTTGCTCAGATCGTCTTGTCTAAATTTACAAACCCTTGGGGGCTTACAAGTGTCGGGGATAATCTCTACGCAGAATCTTATGCATCAGGTCAGCCCATCAGAGCCAATCCCGAACAGAGTGGTTTGGGAAGCATTACAGCTAATTCACTCGAGCTCTCTAATGTTGACCTTTCAAGGGAATTTGTAAATCTGATACAGACTCAAAGAGCCTTTCAAGCCAATTCCAAGATTATAATGGTTGGCGATGAACTGCTAGCAGACCTTGTGAATATAGTCAGATAA
- a CDS encoding flagellar hook capping FlgD N-terminal domain-containing protein, whose translation MQIDSLFSTIPGSADLYSEEVNMGMGKDDFLKLLIAQLENQNPLEPQEATEFTAQLAQFSSLEKLININDALKEIELIQSSINNAQAVSFIGKNVLSLGNEITITNGTTPDIQYELALDASIIEIDIFDSASNLLRTLSVDSQKAGRQAVPFDGLDKNGIPLPDGEYSYQVSASNLEGGSISVISYSTGKVKGVSFEDGTAVLLVGEHKVPVSYFVEVFD comes from the coding sequence ATGCAGATTGATTCCTTGTTCTCAACAATACCCGGTTCAGCAGATTTGTATAGCGAAGAAGTCAATATGGGCATGGGCAAGGATGATTTTTTGAAGCTTTTGATAGCCCAGCTAGAGAATCAAAATCCCCTCGAGCCTCAAGAGGCGACAGAATTTACTGCTCAACTCGCCCAATTTAGCAGCTTAGAAAAACTGATAAATATAAACGATGCTTTAAAGGAAATCGAACTGATTCAATCCTCAATTAATAATGCTCAGGCCGTAAGTTTTATTGGAAAGAATGTACTCTCTTTAGGAAATGAGATAACCATAACCAATGGAACTACACCGGATATCCAGTATGAATTAGCTCTAGATGCCTCTATAATAGAGATAGATATATTCGATTCTGCTTCAAATTTGCTCAGGACCCTATCAGTGGACTCACAAAAAGCTGGAAGACAGGCTGTTCCTTTTGATGGATTAGATAAAAACGGGATTCCTCTGCCAGATGGGGAATACTCATACCAGGTATCGGCTTCAAACCTTGAGGGTGGTTCAATCTCTGTTATTTCATACTCAACAGGAAAGGTTAAAGGGGTCTCTTTTGAGGATGGAACAGCGGTTTTATTGGTTGGAGAACATAAGGTTCCTGTAAGTTATTTTGTTGAAGTCTTTGATTGA
- a CDS encoding MotA/TolQ/ExbB proton channel family protein, translated as MDLATVIGIISAFSLVILAIMSGGMLIIFISIPSAMIVIGGTMGATLINYPLGQVLGVINVLKKVFFHKVISPKVTIPLIVQFASKARKDGILALESMVKEVNDSFLQKGVQLAVDGLEPTSIREILEKEIDFLEERHQLGAEIFTTMGTFAPALGLIGTLIGLVQMLQSMEDPSSIGPAMAIALLTTFYGALLANLVFLPIAGKLRTRSQEEVLAKDLVREGILAISSGDNPRIVEQKLHAFLAPKLRESSFDKK; from the coding sequence ATGGACCTTGCAACAGTCATAGGAATTATTTCAGCATTCTCTCTGGTTATTTTAGCGATTATGTCTGGAGGAATGCTAATAATATTCATTAGTATTCCCTCTGCTATGATAGTTATTGGGGGAACCATGGGTGCAACACTGATTAATTACCCCCTCGGACAGGTTCTTGGGGTGATAAATGTTCTTAAAAAAGTTTTTTTTCATAAGGTTATCTCGCCAAAAGTAACCATACCTTTGATCGTTCAGTTTGCTTCAAAGGCAAGGAAGGATGGAATATTGGCCTTAGAGTCGATGGTAAAGGAGGTTAATGATTCATTCCTTCAAAAAGGGGTTCAACTGGCTGTGGATGGATTAGAACCGACCTCTATAAGGGAAATATTGGAAAAAGAGATAGACTTTCTTGAGGAAAGGCACCAGCTGGGTGCAGAAATTTTTACAACCATGGGGACCTTTGCTCCTGCATTGGGATTGATAGGAACCCTTATTGGTCTTGTTCAAATGTTACAGAGCATGGAGGACCCAAGTTCCATTGGACCTGCCATGGCCATTGCCCTTTTAACCACTTTTTACGGTGCGCTATTGGCTAATCTGGTTTTTCTTCCTATTGCCGGAAAATTGAGGACAAGAAGCCAAGAGGAGGTTTTAGCAAAAGATTTGGTAAGGGAGGGCATTCTGGCTATATCTTCGGGGGATAACCCAAGGATTGTAGAACAAAAACTCCATGCATTTTTAGCACCAAAGCTAAGGGAATCGAGCTTTGATAAAAAATAA
- a CDS encoding flagellar hook-length control protein FliK, with the protein MLNIPILSSVIPSVNNTIDSGVDGAKEENSSFFQILQNINSEQVKNISQFMKKASEENSGENEYNLQKDGLGQKNLIEVIFQQNPLMLKELFNYLKEGGDISSPIKGSEDKEVLNLIEEVFFLNSGLKETEITELTDKIFNDSKGFLGKEQHLGTKDLVDLKGIQENLEKLLIKESFVSVENRKNQGTIEKSLQELKIADENIRQEITNFMERKEGLSLKDLLIRIGVLSDKEEINLPVKEFFNQKDSIFYKEGLVKIEEPSLGNKSAGLIEDALDGKKQIFQKELLDKGSIYIERDIEMAKKPIQAFDLFEGRLDIDPKAISSIKEIIFKGAGTGFEQEFQNNDFSMISELEIKSERIDPLNLHHKDVDLGLLHKEGSLGETKEALGKFVNEEITNKSLFDNQILDQIIDKVKKPIFKNGINEIKLSLKPEFLGELKIEISVEKNVFKADITVENHFIKDVLDGNLEKLKQALHTHGLEIREFSVSVGQDHDKQATNHNGSNNSKAAFDFPKEELAEEKNNIHSNMITQNGLIDIVV; encoded by the coding sequence ATGCTTAACATTCCTATATTATCGTCAGTTATTCCTTCAGTTAACAATACCATTGATAGTGGAGTAGACGGAGCTAAGGAAGAAAATAGCTCTTTCTTTCAAATCCTGCAGAATATAAATTCCGAGCAAGTTAAAAATATCAGTCAATTCATGAAAAAGGCTTCTGAAGAGAATTCTGGAGAGAATGAATATAATCTCCAAAAAGATGGTTTAGGCCAGAAAAACTTAATAGAAGTAATCTTTCAACAAAACCCTCTGATGTTAAAAGAACTTTTTAACTATCTTAAAGAAGGAGGAGATATAAGTTCTCCTATAAAAGGGTCAGAAGACAAAGAGGTTTTGAATTTAATAGAGGAAGTTTTTTTCCTTAACAGTGGATTAAAAGAGACAGAAATAACAGAACTAACAGATAAGATATTTAATGATTCAAAAGGTTTTTTAGGGAAAGAACAACACCTTGGAACTAAAGATCTTGTTGATTTGAAAGGAATTCAAGAGAATTTAGAAAAACTACTTATAAAAGAATCTTTTGTTTCAGTAGAAAATAGGAAAAACCAGGGAACAATTGAGAAGTCTTTACAAGAGTTAAAGATTGCAGACGAGAATATAAGACAAGAGATCACTAACTTTATGGAGAGAAAGGAGGGATTATCTCTAAAAGATTTATTGATAAGAATAGGAGTTTTATCTGACAAAGAAGAAATCAATTTACCCGTTAAAGAATTTTTTAATCAGAAAGATTCCATATTTTATAAAGAGGGCTTAGTTAAAATAGAAGAGCCGTCTCTAGGCAATAAGAGTGCTGGATTGATAGAAGATGCTTTGGATGGGAAAAAACAGATTTTCCAAAAAGAGCTTTTAGATAAAGGAAGTATTTATATTGAGCGAGATATTGAGATGGCTAAGAAACCCATTCAAGCCTTTGATCTCTTTGAAGGTAGACTAGATATAGATCCTAAAGCGATCTCAAGTATAAAAGAGATAATTTTTAAAGGAGCAGGGACTGGATTTGAGCAAGAGTTCCAAAATAATGATTTCTCCATGATTTCTGAACTAGAAATAAAAAGTGAGAGGATAGACCCTTTGAATTTACATCATAAAGATGTGGATCTTGGATTGTTACATAAGGAGGGTTCCTTGGGAGAGACCAAGGAAGCCCTTGGAAAGTTCGTGAACGAGGAAATAACCAACAAATCTCTATTCGATAATCAAATTTTAGATCAGATTATAGATAAGGTAAAAAAACCAATATTTAAAAATGGTATAAATGAAATTAAATTATCCCTCAAGCCCGAGTTTTTAGGTGAATTGAAAATAGAGATAAGCGTTGAGAAAAATGTTTTTAAGGCTGATATTACTGTAGAAAATCATTTTATAAAGGATGTACTGGATGGAAATCTCGAAAAATTAAAGCAGGCTCTCCATACTCATGGCTTAGAGATAAGAGAATTTAGTGTTTCGGTTGGACAAGACCATGACAAGCAGGCTACAAATCACAACGGTTCAAATAATAGTAAGGCCGCGTTTGATTTTCCAAAGGAAGAACTTGCGGAAGAGAAAAATAATATTCACTCAAATATGATTACACAGAACGGCCTCATCGATATAGTAGTATAA
- a CDS encoding OmpA family protein, whose product MARKRKSYDGGGGSSFTVLFTSLSVILLAFFILLNSMAVIDRQKVRKALGSMLGSFGILSGGFLFERGTGLLPFASPIVKKEMDFQDTLSDLEKYLVESGMGDDASIEQSKQGVVITIASKVMFSSGSADVDPKAYKIFDRISKLIKVTKNHVRIEGHTDNVPIKTDKFPSNWELSTARAVSVLRYILSKEDISPDRFSAVGYGEYYPLVKNNTLENRAKNRRVNIVFIGDIEEVESGKE is encoded by the coding sequence ATGGCAAGAAAGAGGAAAAGTTATGATGGCGGTGGAGGCTCATCTTTTACGGTTCTCTTTACGTCTTTAAGCGTTATCCTCCTTGCCTTTTTTATTTTACTTAACTCAATGGCGGTCATTGATAGACAAAAGGTGAGAAAGGCCTTAGGATCAATGCTGGGAAGTTTTGGAATATTATCTGGTGGATTTTTATTTGAAAGGGGGACAGGTTTATTGCCTTTTGCTTCACCAATAGTAAAAAAGGAGATGGACTTTCAAGATACTCTTTCTGATCTAGAAAAGTACTTGGTAGAATCAGGAATGGGTGATGATGCTTCCATTGAGCAAAGCAAACAAGGGGTCGTGATTACCATTGCTTCTAAGGTCATGTTCTCTTCAGGGAGTGCAGATGTAGATCCTAAGGCCTATAAGATTTTTGACAGGATTTCTAAACTCATTAAAGTGACCAAAAATCATGTCAGAATAGAGGGGCATACTGACAATGTGCCGATAAAGACAGATAAATTTCCTTCTAACTGGGAGCTATCTACTGCGAGGGCTGTAAGCGTCCTTCGATATATATTGAGCAAAGAAGACATATCGCCAGATCGCTTTTCTGCAGTCGGATATGGGGAATATTATCCATTAGTAAAGAACAATACTCTAGAAAATCGAGCAAAAAATAGAAGGGTGAATATTGTGTTTATTGGGGACATAGAAGAGGTGGAGAGTGGCAAGGAATAA